ACGGTGAGCTGGCCGCCGTACTGCGGTACTGCGAACGTGTACGAGCCCTGGGTGGAGAAGGTCTGCGAGCCGGAGGTACCGGTGGTCTCTGTGGTCTGTGTGGTCTGTGTGGTCGTTGCGCTGCATACCGGCGGCTGCGAGCCGGCGCTTGCGAAGAGCGGGAATGAGAGCGCAACGATCGATGTGATGATGCCGACAACTTTCGCCGAGCGACCCGACGACCGGGCATGAATAGGCATTGCCCAAATCGTACCACGAACGATACACGGCAGCCGGTATACGACAGGGTGACATGTGCACAATATGGCTGGGCGAAGAATCGTTTGGCACGGCCTGGTAGTGAGCAAGACGAGAAAAACAGCTTGCAATAAGAACAAATCAGGAACATACCTCCACAAGAGTCCTTTTGCTCGATTTTTGGCGGGGCTGTGGACATGCGCATCCCAATGGCGGCAATGTATGTCGGCGGCCTGTCCAGACTGGCGCAACCTCCGACCTTCCGCGGTTCAATATCGCGTTGAAGCTCGGAACCGGGAGTGAAAGAGCGCAATGAGTGGAAGTATGCTTTTGGCGACACGAGGTGAGGGGCCAGCGCTCGCACCGATATCGCCCCGGCTAGAGCTGGGGGCATACGAGGCATTGTGGCTGGAACCAAAGGCTTCTTTTAAGACGATCGCCGAGCGATTTGCAGCGGACCCTTGCGCACTTCCGTCAGATTTTGTGTCTTCTGCCGTCGCGCAACAATGCGCGACAGAGGTTTTCACCAAATTGAAGGCGGCGGGCGTCCACCGCTTTGGCGTCCGCATTAATCATGCGGGGGACTACCCTTCGAAGTTACGGGATGCACGCCATCCCGTCGAGGTCCTCTATTTTCAAGGCGCGTGGGAACTGACGGAAACCCGCTGCATTGCGATCGTTGGGAGTCGAAAAGCTTCAGACGAGGGCCGCCAACGCGCCAAGAAGCTTGCCAAGGCTCTTGTTGGCCACGGCTTCACAATCGTTTCAGGTTTAGCGGAAGGAATCGACCGCGCCGCACATGACGCAGCAATTGAAGCCAAAGGGCAAACAATCGCCGTGATTGGGACGCCGCTTGGCGTATATTATCCGAAGGAAAATCGTGAGTTGCAGGATAGGATCGCACGAGATTTTCTCGTTATCTCACAGGTTCCAGTGTTGAGGTATTCGAAACAGGCCGTCCCGCAAAATCGT
This window of the Methylocystis hirsuta genome carries:
- a CDS encoding DNA-processing protein DprA; amino-acid sequence: MWLEPKASFKTIAERFAADPCALPSDFVSSAVAQQCATEVFTKLKAAGVHRFGVRINHAGDYPSKLRDARHPVEVLYFQGAWELTETRCIAIVGSRKASDEGRQRAKKLAKALVGHGFTIVSGLAEGIDRAAHDAAIEAKGQTIAVIGTPLGVYYPKENRELQDRIARDFLVISQVPVLRYSKQAVPQNRLFFPERNVTMSALTEATIIVEASETSGTLTQARAAIHQGRKLFILDSCFSRQDITWPAHFEKLGAVRVRTLDDVRGALG